The following are encoded together in the Planococcus antarcticus DSM 14505 genome:
- a CDS encoding GNAT family N-acetyltransferase: MKDIYFEIDYGRLYEKIENGKCEEFIFKHELGTVRHLFIKREIPIKLDGEGFYDLVTPYGYGGPRIVSGMDEDRAELVASFQQAFGEYCLEKGIVSELVRFHPVIKNHLDFSSCYDLSFKRKTIQTRLSDVDDPILTEYSASCRRDIRHGLKAGVEYRITDHPQDLEDFKKLYTSTMQRNDAEAVYYFGDSYFQNCIDWLGDYLVVVEVTYEGNIIGMSLNFVCGDFVHVHLTGTLREFHQLSAAYILQYALALWGKDQGKQLIHHGGGRTGEPDDKLYLFKKKFGRNEELEYFTGKKIWNSAIYELLCQAANTPTDAERFPAYRTRESPVSIN; the protein is encoded by the coding sequence ATGAAAGATATTTACTTTGAGATAGACTATGGGCGTTTGTACGAAAAAATTGAAAATGGCAAATGTGAGGAATTTATTTTCAAGCATGAGTTAGGAACAGTCCGGCATTTATTCATCAAACGTGAAATTCCAATCAAGCTGGATGGTGAAGGTTTTTATGACCTGGTGACGCCTTATGGATATGGCGGTCCGCGAATTGTCAGCGGTATGGACGAGGACAGAGCGGAGTTGGTGGCCTCTTTCCAGCAGGCGTTCGGTGAGTATTGCCTCGAAAAAGGCATTGTATCCGAACTTGTCCGTTTTCATCCGGTCATCAAAAATCACTTGGATTTCAGTTCCTGCTACGACTTGAGTTTCAAGCGCAAGACGATCCAGACCAGACTCTCGGATGTAGACGACCCCATTCTCACAGAATATTCGGCTTCGTGCAGAAGAGATATCCGGCATGGCTTGAAAGCCGGTGTGGAATACCGGATCACCGATCACCCGCAGGATCTAGAGGACTTCAAGAAACTTTATACTTCCACCATGCAGCGTAATGATGCTGAGGCAGTTTATTATTTCGGCGATTCATACTTTCAAAATTGCATTGATTGGCTTGGCGACTATTTAGTAGTCGTGGAAGTGACTTATGAAGGCAACATCATTGGCATGAGTCTAAACTTTGTCTGCGGCGACTTTGTCCACGTCCATCTTACCGGAACACTTCGGGAGTTTCATCAGCTTTCGGCTGCTTATATTCTGCAATATGCCCTCGCGCTGTGGGGGAAAGATCAAGGCAAGCAATTGATCCATCACGGCGGTGGTCGGACTGGAGAGCCGGACGATAAGCTCTATCTTTTTAAGAAAAAATTTGGGCGCAATGAAGAATTGGAGTATTTTACAGGCAAAAAAATCTGGAACTCGGCAATCTATGAATTGCTGTGCCAGGCCGCAAATACACCAACTGATGCCGAGCGATTTCCGGCATACCGCACCCGTGAATCTCCTGTATCGATAAACTGA
- a CDS encoding acetamidase/formamidase family protein has product MTNTHQFPEDHVHYTWDKDPQPVLTIDSGDQVDFSTREVADDQFNKDSVTEDIATLDWAKVYPLAGPVEVRGAEPGDTLEVEILSLKPGSWGWMAILPGLGLLPDEFPDAYLRTFDLSDGHFIHFNDNIKVPITPFFGTMGVGPANAEGQVVMPPGTFGGNMDTRHLTTGTKLYLPVQVAGAMFSCGDGHAAQGDGEVCVTALECSMQASLKFRLIKGKKIPAPQFQTAGALTPQVDHKGFYGTTGVGPDLMASARDAIRSMVDHISENYGLEPKDAYLLCSLCVDLKISEIVDAGQYIVSALLPLAVFQENE; this is encoded by the coding sequence ATGACCAACACACATCAATTTCCGGAAGACCACGTGCATTACACGTGGGACAAAGATCCGCAGCCGGTGCTGACGATCGACAGCGGCGATCAAGTAGATTTTTCTACACGCGAAGTGGCGGACGATCAATTCAATAAAGATTCTGTGACAGAAGATATCGCGACACTTGACTGGGCGAAAGTTTATCCGCTCGCAGGTCCAGTAGAAGTTCGAGGCGCAGAGCCGGGAGATACATTGGAAGTGGAAATACTGAGCCTGAAGCCGGGAAGCTGGGGGTGGATGGCGATTTTGCCGGGGCTAGGACTTTTACCGGATGAGTTTCCGGATGCATACTTAAGAACCTTCGATTTAAGCGATGGCCATTTTATCCATTTCAATGACAACATTAAAGTACCGATCACACCGTTCTTTGGCACGATGGGCGTTGGTCCGGCAAATGCTGAAGGGCAAGTCGTCATGCCGCCTGGGACATTTGGCGGCAATATGGACACACGCCACTTAACTACCGGCACGAAGCTTTATCTGCCGGTGCAAGTCGCAGGTGCGATGTTCAGCTGCGGTGATGGCCACGCTGCACAAGGGGACGGCGAAGTTTGTGTGACTGCGCTCGAATGTTCGATGCAGGCGTCGCTGAAATTCCGTCTCATCAAAGGCAAAAAGATTCCAGCGCCTCAGTTCCAAACAGCCGGCGCACTGACGCCGCAAGTCGACCATAAAGGCTTTTACGGCACGACCGGCGTAGGGCCAGATTTGATGGCATCAGCGCGCGACGCCATCCGCTCTATGGTGGACCACATCTCTGAGAATTATGGCCTTGAACCAAAAGATGCCTATCTGTTATGCAGCCTGTGCGTTGACCTCAAAATTTCCGAAATCGTTGACGCTGGCCAGTATATCGTAAGCGCATTATTGCCGCTCGCAGTGTTTCAGGAAAATGAATAA
- a CDS encoding amidase, with amino-acid sequence MNTELAAQSIGELAPKLRDKQVSPVELTEAVLSNVDAYDSHINAFIRVQKEQALESARQAEQEIQSGNYRGFLHGIPMALKDILYFKDEPATMGSKIHEGFTADFDATVVSKLKLSGVTFHGKLNMHEYAWGATTNNPHYGACRNPWDLNQIPGGSSGGSGAAVAANMSIASLGTDTGGSIRIPASSCGIIGLKPTHGRISKYGCFPLAWSLDHIGPMTKTVFDAALLLEVLGGYDPKDPTSVDRPTQHYSGLLKEDVKGLVIGIEEGYFFKNVDSRVDEAVRNALQQLEKLGARIEVVKIPSLAQAEFAELVTIATEASAVHHDNLVKQPEKFGEDVRFLLEVGELMSGVDYVQSQQIRRKLNLDFAAAFEKVDVLISPTLPFLPPSIGDSTVDINGKSLSFLDEVIRFTGPGNLTGLPALSIPCGVRDGLPIGLQIMGPAFQEEKVLNVAYALEKLELMKGQKPNLKVIN; translated from the coding sequence ATGAATACAGAGTTGGCAGCACAATCGATTGGAGAATTGGCACCAAAGCTGCGCGACAAACAAGTCTCTCCAGTTGAACTGACAGAAGCTGTTTTGTCGAATGTGGATGCTTATGACAGCCATATTAATGCGTTTATTCGTGTCCAAAAAGAGCAGGCATTGGAATCGGCAAGACAGGCAGAGCAGGAAATTCAAAGCGGTAATTACCGCGGCTTCCTGCATGGCATTCCAATGGCGCTGAAGGATATACTGTATTTCAAAGACGAGCCAGCGACGATGGGTTCAAAAATCCACGAAGGGTTTACTGCTGATTTTGATGCGACCGTGGTGTCGAAGCTTAAACTATCAGGTGTGACGTTTCATGGCAAGCTCAATATGCATGAGTACGCCTGGGGTGCGACGACGAACAATCCGCATTACGGTGCTTGCCGAAACCCGTGGGATTTAAACCAAATTCCAGGCGGTTCGAGTGGTGGTTCGGGTGCGGCGGTAGCGGCAAACATGTCGATTGCTTCACTCGGGACGGACACCGGGGGTTCTATCCGGATTCCAGCGTCGAGCTGTGGCATCATCGGTTTAAAACCGACGCATGGCCGCATCAGCAAGTATGGCTGTTTTCCGCTGGCTTGGAGCCTTGATCATATTGGACCGATGACAAAAACCGTTTTTGACGCCGCGCTCCTCTTGGAAGTGCTCGGCGGCTACGATCCAAAAGATCCGACATCAGTCGACCGGCCAACACAACATTATTCGGGGTTATTGAAAGAAGACGTTAAAGGGCTGGTCATTGGCATCGAAGAAGGTTATTTCTTCAAAAATGTTGACAGCCGTGTCGATGAAGCTGTGCGAAATGCGTTGCAACAACTCGAAAAGCTCGGAGCACGGATTGAAGTAGTGAAGATTCCATCGCTGGCACAAGCTGAATTTGCGGAACTGGTGACCATTGCGACCGAAGCGAGCGCCGTCCATCATGATAATCTCGTCAAACAGCCGGAGAAATTTGGCGAAGACGTTCGCTTCTTATTGGAAGTGGGCGAGCTGATGTCGGGCGTCGATTACGTGCAGTCCCAGCAAATTCGCCGCAAGCTAAATCTCGATTTTGCGGCGGCTTTTGAAAAAGTGGATGTACTCATTTCTCCGACACTACCGTTTCTACCGCCGTCAATCGGCGACAGCACCGTCGACATAAACGGTAAGTCACTGAGTTTCTTAGATGAAGTTATCCGCTTTACGGGACCAGGCAATCTCACAGGACTGCCGGCACTCAGCATTCCGTGCGGCGTCCGCGACGGATTGCCGATCGGCCTGCAAATCATGGGACCCGCGTTTCAAGAGGAAAAAGTTCTCAACGTCGCCTATGCACTCGAAAAGCTGGAGCTGATGAAAGGCCAGAAGCCCAATTTGAAAGTGATTAATTAA